In the Planctomycetia bacterium genome, one interval contains:
- a CDS encoding transporter, with translation MLNGPLLHPDILRILARSGHHSKVLIADGNYPAANKRGPRAELVSLQLVPGVPTVAQVFEAILGAVRIDEVHTMGVDRTDSYAAATPGDPAVWGEYRRILAAAQSPCELQPIVKWDFYAAVASDDHVLTIQTADTQPWANLLLSLGCRTFV, from the coding sequence ATGCTCAACGGCCCCCTGCTCCACCCCGACATCCTCCGAATCCTCGCCCGCTCGGGGCACCACTCGAAGGTGCTGATCGCCGACGGCAACTATCCCGCCGCCAACAAGCGCGGCCCCCGGGCTGAGCTCGTGTCGCTTCAGCTCGTGCCCGGCGTGCCCACCGTCGCACAGGTGTTCGAGGCGATCCTCGGCGCGGTGCGGATCGACGAGGTGCACACGATGGGCGTGGATCGCACCGACTCCTACGCCGCCGCCACGCCGGGCGACCCGGCCGTGTGGGGCGAGTACCGCCGGATCCTCGCGGCCGCCCAGTCGCCGTGCGAGCTGCAGCCGATCGTGAAGTGGGACTTCTACGCCGCCGTCGCCTCCGACGACCACGTACTCACGATCCAGACCGCCGACACCCAGCCCTGGGCCAACTTGCTCCTGTCCCTCGGCTGCAGGACGTTCGTATGA
- a CDS encoding sugar phosphate isomerase produces the protein MKSAVTICLVPEARQGPFVFHDGLAAGCGAAAELGFDAVEVFPASAADLPLEQLRGLLAAHGLVLAAVGTGAGWVKHGLHVCHADAEIRRQASAFIGAIVDLAGQFGAPAIIGSMQGRSDATVPREAALDHLAAALHELGTRAAAHGQVLLYEPLNRYETNLFNRQAEAAAWLRGRGIRHVKLLCDLFHMNIEEPDMAAALVSCGDLVGHVHWADSNRRAVGLGHTDVAPVVAALESIGYRGFLSAEVFPLPTLHEAARQSLASFHQHVRHIAT, from the coding sequence ATGAAGTCGGCCGTCACGATTTGCCTCGTGCCCGAGGCTCGCCAGGGACCGTTCGTGTTTCACGACGGACTGGCGGCGGGCTGCGGGGCTGCCGCCGAACTCGGTTTCGATGCCGTGGAGGTGTTTCCGGCGTCGGCGGCCGACCTGCCGCTTGAACAGCTCCGCGGGCTGCTCGCGGCGCACGGCCTGGTGCTCGCCGCCGTCGGCACCGGCGCCGGCTGGGTGAAACACGGCCTGCACGTCTGCCATGCCGACGCGGAGATCCGCCGGCAGGCGTCGGCGTTCATCGGCGCGATCGTGGATCTGGCCGGGCAGTTCGGGGCTCCGGCGATCATCGGCTCGATGCAGGGACGGAGCGACGCCACGGTGCCGCGGGAAGCGGCGCTCGATCACCTCGCGGCCGCCCTTCACGAACTTGGCACACGGGCCGCGGCCCACGGGCAGGTGCTGCTCTACGAGCCGCTCAACCGCTACGAGACCAACCTGTTCAACCGACAGGCCGAAGCAGCGGCGTGGCTGCGGGGGCGGGGCATCCGCCACGTGAAGCTGCTCTGCGATCTCTTCCACATGAACATCGAGGAACCCGACATGGCCGCGGCCCTCGTCTCCTGTGGCGATCTCGTGGGCCATGTCCACTGGGCCGATTCCAATCGCCGGGCCGTCGGCCTCGGCCACACTGACGTCGCACCTGTCGTCGCCGCGCTCGAGTCGATCGGCTACCGCGGCTTTCTGTCGGCCGAGGTGTTTCCGCTGCCCACGCTGCACGAGGCGGCCAGGCAGTCGCTCGCCAGTTTCCATCAGCACGTTCGCCACATCGCCACCTGA
- a CDS encoding AraC family transcriptional regulator gives MPAFVSRQVVAADRYFLDLRPAADEPLAVVCGGMEQVRADYVVAREDFPYCCVEFVAAGRGTVSLRGREFPLAPGSVFAYGPVVPHVIRTDRRRRLRKYYVDFVGREAPARLRGARLALGGHLTVGRPREIEEVFKLLQQCGRAHSRHSHLLCGQLLGVLLTKIAERALPPDGGEAQAFATYEQFREFLAAERQRLLSVEQAAREFDISSAYACRLFRRFDTISPYQYLLRQRMNLAADLLTHDRLLVKQVAAHLGFADQYQFSRTFKRVSGISPGRLLGR, from the coding sequence TTGCCTGCCTTCGTCTCCCGCCAGGTCGTCGCGGCCGATCGCTACTTTCTCGACCTGCGGCCCGCCGCGGATGAGCCGCTTGCCGTCGTCTGCGGCGGCATGGAGCAGGTGCGGGCGGATTACGTGGTCGCGCGGGAGGACTTTCCGTATTGCTGTGTCGAATTCGTGGCGGCGGGCCGGGGCACGGTGTCGCTCCGCGGCCGTGAGTTTCCGCTCGCACCGGGGAGCGTCTTTGCCTACGGCCCGGTTGTACCGCACGTGATTCGCACCGACCGTCGTCGCCGGCTGCGGAAGTATTACGTCGATTTCGTCGGCCGCGAGGCGCCGGCTCGGCTGCGCGGGGCGCGGCTCGCGTTGGGCGGGCACCTGACCGTGGGCCGGCCGCGGGAGATCGAGGAGGTGTTCAAGCTCCTCCAGCAGTGCGGTCGAGCCCATTCTCGGCACAGCCACCTGCTCTGCGGGCAATTGCTCGGGGTGCTCCTGACGAAGATCGCGGAACGGGCACTGCCGCCCGACGGCGGCGAAGCGCAGGCCTTCGCCACCTACGAGCAGTTCCGGGAGTTTCTCGCTGCCGAGCGGCAGCGGCTCTTGTCGGTGGAACAGGCCGCGCGGGAGTTCGACATCTCATCCGCCTATGCCTGCCGCCTCTTCCGGCGATTCGACACGATAAGCCCCTATCAATATCTGCTCCGCCAGCGGATGAACCTGGCGGCCGACCTCCTCACGCATGACCGGCTGCTCGTGAAGCAAGTCGCGGCGCACCTGGGCTTCGCCGACCAGTACCAATTCTCCCGCACCTTCAAACGCGTCTCCGGCATATCCCCCGGCCGGCTGCTGGGGCGGTGA
- a CDS encoding DNA-directed RNA polymerase sigma-70 factor → MDTTHCPDASETNDEELLLRFRTAGDTQAFAALVHRYEHMLFGYLRRRLRDAALAEDVFQATFLRLYQKPDAFDADRRFRPWLFTVATNQAIDALRRARRHRSVDIDRRGFAADGRHVLVEMVPASDDSPSRRLEDAERSARVHAAMAELSAAHRSVLTLVYERGVKYREAAELLGIPLGTVKSRLQGALHAMRAAGRRFDLQPDGLRP, encoded by the coding sequence ATGGACACCACCCACTGCCCCGATGCGTCCGAGACGAACGACGAGGAACTGCTGCTGCGATTCCGCACGGCGGGCGACACGCAGGCCTTCGCGGCGCTCGTCCACCGCTACGAACACATGCTGTTCGGCTACCTGCGGCGCCGGCTGCGGGACGCGGCCCTCGCAGAGGACGTCTTTCAGGCGACGTTCCTCAGGCTCTACCAGAAGCCGGACGCGTTCGACGCCGACCGCCGATTTCGCCCCTGGCTGTTCACGGTCGCGACCAATCAGGCGATCGACGCCCTGCGCCGTGCGCGGCGGCACCGGAGCGTGGACATCGACCGCCGCGGTTTCGCCGCCGACGGCCGGCACGTGTTGGTGGAAATGGTGCCCGCATCTGACGACAGCCCGAGCCGGCGGCTCGAGGACGCCGAGCGGTCCGCCCGCGTGCACGCCGCGATGGCCGAGCTCTCCGCGGCGCATCGCAGCGTCCTCACGCTCGTCTATGAGCGGGGAGTGAAGTATCGGGAGGCCGCCGAGCTCCTCGGCATCCCGCTGGGCACCGTGAAGAGCCGGCTGCAGGGGGCGCTCCATGCGATGCGTGCCGCCGGCCGCCGGTTCGATCTCCAGCCGGATGGCCTGCGGCCGTAG
- a CDS encoding glyoxalase — MNHQAGWRIGCNVYLVYDDRSWCLIDIGYDESVDEIIEMIRQMDFPLSQCQGLIASHADVDHIQGLAKARTILKAPVYAHAKAVEALESGDRVRTFAEIAAQNVHMDMPPVKVDRLLEEGDRLEVGSRQLEAWHTPGHTDSQLALRLGDLLFSGDNIYRDGSVGAIDAHHGSDIPSFVSSLERIAASDVAWLLPSHGPIFRKDDQLLARTIARLRGYLTLADFGTCAPHWPLIDEWDRELAEGRLPAGKPQPA, encoded by the coding sequence ATGAACCACCAGGCGGGCTGGCGGATCGGTTGCAACGTGTACCTCGTCTATGACGACCGCTCCTGGTGCCTGATCGACATCGGCTATGACGAGAGCGTCGACGAGATCATCGAGATGATCCGGCAGATGGATTTTCCCCTCTCCCAGTGCCAGGGGCTGATCGCCAGCCACGCCGACGTCGATCACATCCAGGGGCTGGCGAAGGCCAGGACGATCCTCAAGGCCCCCGTCTACGCCCACGCCAAGGCGGTGGAGGCGCTCGAGTCGGGGGACCGCGTCCGCACGTTCGCGGAGATCGCCGCGCAGAACGTCCATATGGATATGCCCCCGGTGAAGGTCGATCGGCTGCTCGAGGAGGGCGACCGGCTCGAGGTCGGCTCCCGGCAGTTGGAGGCCTGGCACACGCCCGGCCACACCGACAGCCAGCTCGCGCTGCGGCTCGGCGATCTGCTCTTTTCAGGCGACAACATCTACCGCGACGGTTCCGTCGGCGCGATCGACGCCCATCACGGCAGCGACATCCCCTCCTTCGTCTCGTCGCTGGAGCGAATCGCCGCCAGCGACGTCGCCTGGCTGCTCCCCAGTCATGGACCGATCTTCCGCAAGGACGACCAGTTGCTCGCCCGGACGATCGCCCGGCTGCGCGGGTATCTCACGCTGGCCGACTTCGGCACCTGTGCCCCCCACTGGCCGCTGATCGACGAGTGGGATCGGGAACTGGCCGAGGGCCGGCTGCCGGCCGGCAAGCCGCAGCCCGCCTGA